The following coding sequences lie in one Streptomyces albofaciens JCM 4342 genomic window:
- a CDS encoding helix-turn-helix transcriptional regulator has protein sequence MSSLAGKVDKLFTTIRANGREYTYEEVARGCSELSGGTFSKTYVWQLRTGQRTNPTKRHLEALAAFFRVPVAYFFDDDTADRVDSQLALASAMGNAEVRDIALRAMSMDDSGRKSLARIIREVSKMHATTAAARGRQPNEPVDSEE, from the coding sequence ATGTCGTCACTGGCCGGGAAGGTCGACAAGCTGTTCACCACGATCCGCGCGAACGGCCGCGAGTACACGTACGAGGAAGTCGCGCGCGGGTGCAGCGAGTTGAGCGGCGGTACGTTCTCCAAGACGTATGTCTGGCAGCTGCGCACCGGTCAGCGCACCAACCCCACCAAGCGTCATCTGGAGGCCCTCGCGGCGTTCTTCCGGGTGCCGGTGGCGTACTTCTTCGACGACGACACCGCCGACCGCGTCGACTCCCAGCTCGCCCTCGCCTCGGCGATGGGCAACGCCGAGGTGCGGGACATCGCGCTGCGCGCCATGAGCATGGACGACTCCGGCCGCAAGTCCCTGGCCCGCATCATCCGCGAGGTCAGCAAGATGCACGCCACCACGGCCGCGGCGCGCGGCCGTCAGCCGAACGAGCCGGTCGACAGCGAGGAGTAG